The Lewinellaceae bacterium genome has a segment encoding these proteins:
- a CDS encoding helix-hairpin-helix domain-containing protein yields MKRYWFILLFFPMGLIAQIDTLPPETPSELQQIIEDYLAETEEEDFDFNTILEELEVYLRSPLNLNTADEYTLQEMILLTNIQVDELIRYRTEIGPLLSIYELQAIPGFDLPSIRRLLPFVTVGGDTYDYNLSLKQMVSTGKNELYFRWFRILEQQKGYSPLEEGETASRYLGDPNQLYMRFKHSYGNRLSYGFTAEKDRGEEFFSGANKKGFDYYTAHFYLRDYNQRIKALALGDYSISLGQGLILYSGFSSGKSTQVTNIRKGGRVIRPYTSVNEALFMRGAAATIGITKNIDLTAFASIRNRDASFVDQVDTFLVDPTLAVIASLGTTGLHRTATEIENKNITRQYATGASARYRKGNRHVALNVLYNRFSNPVEKDYKPYNQFDFRGKQLLNASLDYGFLIRNLSFFGETAISDNGTPATLNGVLIGLTPKVDFAVLHRYYPRDYQVLEANPFGETRGGKNETGLYLGMEVRPHKNWKISGYFDRWYHPWLRFLANAPSRGHEYRARITWWAKRKFEVYVEVKDETKEKNFTLEETKTKIVPETRTFQTRLHFSYNINKALTIRSRLDMGFYDNQQEPKSTGVVLYQDVIYKSLEFPISFSARFVLMDTDGFDARYYSYENNLLYTFSIPPYYHRGSRYYLNVRYRGIRNLTLEARLERTFWSDQTSIGGGLEEINGQTRTALSAQVKYEF; encoded by the coding sequence ATGAAAAGGTATTGGTTTATCTTACTCTTTTTCCCGATGGGACTTATCGCTCAAATTGATACGCTTCCGCCTGAAACGCCTTCGGAACTGCAACAAATTATTGAAGACTATCTGGCGGAAACGGAAGAGGAAGATTTTGACTTCAACACCATCCTTGAAGAACTTGAAGTATATCTCAGGTCGCCACTAAACCTGAATACGGCCGATGAATATACCCTTCAGGAAATGATTTTGCTCACCAACATTCAGGTGGATGAACTCATTCGTTACCGCACCGAGATCGGCCCCTTACTTTCCATTTATGAATTACAGGCCATTCCGGGTTTTGACCTTCCTTCTATACGACGATTATTGCCCTTTGTGACCGTGGGGGGAGATACCTATGACTACAATTTGTCGCTCAAACAGATGGTCTCCACGGGAAAAAACGAACTGTACTTCCGATGGTTTCGGATACTGGAACAACAAAAAGGATACAGCCCGCTTGAGGAGGGCGAAACCGCCAGCCGTTATCTCGGCGATCCCAATCAGTTGTATATGCGTTTTAAACATTCCTATGGCAATAGGCTGAGTTATGGCTTTACGGCCGAAAAAGACCGGGGGGAAGAATTTTTTTCGGGTGCCAATAAAAAAGGTTTCGATTATTACACGGCCCATTTTTATCTCCGCGATTACAATCAACGCATCAAAGCTCTGGCCCTGGGGGATTATAGTATCAGCCTTGGACAAGGATTGATCCTGTATTCCGGATTCAGCTCCGGTAAAAGCACCCAGGTCACCAACATCAGGAAGGGAGGCAGAGTGATCCGTCCCTACACCTCCGTTAATGAAGCTCTTTTCATGAGGGGTGCCGCTGCCACCATAGGGATTACCAAAAACATCGACCTCACGGCTTTTGCTTCGATTCGCAACAGGGATGCCAGTTTTGTCGATCAGGTGGACACCTTTCTCGTTGACCCAACCCTGGCCGTCATTGCCTCACTAGGCACCACAGGTCTTCATCGCACCGCTACTGAGATTGAAAACAAAAATATCACCCGACAATATGCTACGGGCGCCAGTGCAAGATATCGAAAAGGCAACCGCCATGTGGCCTTAAATGTGTTGTACAACAGATTCAGTAATCCCGTTGAAAAAGATTATAAACCGTACAATCAATTTGATTTCCGGGGAAAGCAACTGCTCAATGCCAGCCTGGATTATGGTTTCCTGATCCGTAACCTCAGTTTTTTCGGGGAAACGGCGATCAGTGACAACGGAACCCCGGCCACTTTAAACGGCGTATTAATCGGCCTCACCCCCAAGGTGGATTTTGCTGTTTTACACCGTTATTACCCCCGGGATTACCAGGTTTTGGAAGCCAATCCTTTTGGAGAAACAAGAGGAGGAAAAAACGAAACCGGTTTGTATCTCGGTATGGAGGTTCGTCCTCATAAAAACTGGAAAATTTCCGGATATTTTGACCGATGGTATCATCCGTGGCTGCGTTTTTTAGCCAATGCGCCCTCCCGCGGACATGAATACCGGGCCAGGATTACCTGGTGGGCAAAACGTAAATTCGAAGTTTACGTAGAAGTGAAAGATGAAACCAAAGAAAAGAATTTTACCCTGGAAGAAACCAAAACCAAAATCGTACCTGAAACCCGGACTTTTCAAACCCGGCTGCATTTCAGTTATAACATCAACAAAGCCCTCACCATCCGAAGCCGCTTGGACATGGGATTTTATGACAATCAGCAGGAGCCTAAAAGTACCGGGGTAGTACTCTACCAGGATGTTATTTACAAATCACTGGAATTTCCAATATCTTTTTCGGCACGATTCGTATTGATGGATACTGACGGATTTGATGCCAGGTATTATTCCTACGAAAATAACCTGCTCTACACCTTTTCCATCCCTCCTTATTACCACCGCGGATCGAGGTATTACTTAAACGTTCGATACCGTGGTATTCGCAACCTTACCCTTGAAGCGAGATTGGAACGCACCTTCTGGTCGGATCAAACTTCCATTGGCGGCGGGCTGGAAGAAATTAATGGCCAAACCCGAACCGCCTTGAGTGCCCAGGTAAAGTATGAGTTTTGA
- a CDS encoding HlyD family efflux transporter periplasmic adaptor subunit gives MASDIEIRSDEVQEILGTPPGWLVRWGTILGLLALLMLGWGSYFYRYPDVVRTDIVVSSKEPPRKLVTEKSGFIDEVLIKNEDTVKASQVLMVLKSKAQFEDVLSLEDQMLSVKNTEDSSLLAFKPPKDLLLGEVQDLFYAFVEKQEALNHSGRSRLEDLSISQLRKQISKAESSIEFEKRRKENLTKEHNLVNERYIREQNLLQEKLSTVARVRQLQEELLSLDRLIQSAESNIKSKEFEISILRKEISTYQTGSEINSSTASSELKETFLKLQRGIEDWRKEFLIVSPMDGVVLITNQTLGKDQYIPNETELAVVLPIKEDGIIGRVKLGLDGSGKVKTGQRVVVKFKSYPFEAFGAVIGEVIYKGKVPHNNSVPAEISFPNGLVTTTNRTIEPSPEMTGTAEIITEKKRFIEWIFENFRKTVM, from the coding sequence ATGGCTTCAGATATAGAAATACGGAGTGATGAGGTGCAGGAAATCCTGGGGACTCCTCCCGGCTGGCTGGTTCGCTGGGGGACAATACTTGGTTTGCTGGCCCTGTTGATGTTGGGGTGGGGGAGTTATTTCTACAGGTATCCCGATGTGGTGCGGACGGATATCGTCGTATCCTCTAAAGAACCGCCGAGGAAACTCGTTACCGAAAAATCCGGGTTCATTGATGAAGTTTTGATTAAAAACGAAGATACCGTCAAAGCCAGCCAGGTGCTGATGGTCTTAAAGAGCAAAGCGCAGTTTGAAGATGTACTCAGCCTCGAAGACCAGATGCTCAGCGTTAAAAACACCGAAGATTCTTCGTTACTGGCTTTTAAACCGCCAAAAGACCTATTGCTTGGCGAAGTCCAGGATTTATTTTATGCTTTTGTTGAAAAACAAGAGGCGTTGAACCATTCGGGAAGGTCCAGGTTAGAGGATTTGAGTATCAGTCAGTTGCGAAAACAAATCTCCAAGGCTGAAAGCAGTATTGAATTCGAGAAAAGAAGAAAGGAAAACCTCACCAAAGAGCATAATCTCGTCAATGAACGTTACATCCGGGAGCAAAACCTACTGCAGGAAAAACTAAGCACCGTGGCAAGAGTCCGTCAATTACAGGAAGAATTACTTTCCCTGGACCGTCTTATTCAAAGTGCTGAATCCAATATTAAAAGTAAGGAATTCGAAATCAGCATTTTAAGGAAAGAAATAAGTACTTACCAAACCGGCTCCGAAATCAATAGCAGCACAGCCTCATCAGAATTGAAGGAAACTTTCCTTAAACTACAACGAGGCATTGAGGACTGGCGAAAGGAATTCCTGATCGTCTCTCCCATGGACGGAGTCGTTTTGATTACCAATCAAACCCTGGGCAAGGATCAATATATTCCAAATGAAACAGAACTGGCCGTAGTTTTGCCCATCAAGGAAGATGGCATTATCGGCAGGGTGAAACTCGGGCTCGACGGGTCAGGAAAGGTGAAAACAGGGCAAAGAGTGGTGGTGAAGTTTAAAAGTTACCCGTTTGAAGCTTTTGGAGCCGTCATCGGGGAGGTCATCTACAAGGGCAAGGTGCCTCACAATAACAGCGTCCCCGCAGAAATTTCCTTTCCTAACGGCCTGGTTACTACTACGAACAGGACCATCGAACCCAGCCCCGAAATGACGGGAACCGCAGAAATCATCACCGAAAAGAAACGATTCATCGAATGGATTTTTGAAAATTTTAGAAAAACGGTCATGTGA
- a CDS encoding peptidase domain-containing ABC transporter, with protein sequence MPKIFPFYQQLDAMDCGATCLRMVARYFGRYYSLDYLRELTYMGKQGVTLLGISDAAEHIGLQSLAVQTSFDRLSKDIPLPCIAHWKQEHFVVVYKTNNKFVWIADPMAGKFKLTREEFLQSWISTTEDGEDLGVLLLLETTPEFYRRDGEEINKSGFGYLASYLGKYRALIIQLAAGLLVGSVVQLIFPFLIKSLVDVGIFKVDFSFVSLVILAQFLLFITQLGVESFRRWILLHIGVRVNMSLISDFLIKLTKLPIRFFDSKMTGDLMQRIADHERVQRFLTSTSLVSVFSLFNFLTFLIVLFVWDTVVFGVFLLGTLMNLAWVIISQQRRRELDYKRFDQSSESQGQLIELINGMQEVKLHNAEKQKRWAWERNQARLFRTGIASLTIEQWQQTGARFINETKNILITFIVVLGVLKGNMSLGMLVAIQYIIAQLNTPLNQFVVFIGTLQEAKISLERMNEIHTKEDEEKIEEKITILPETGDLKFENVSFQYNGPQSQMVLNNVDFTIPKGETTAIVGASGSGKTTVLKLLLNFYQPTEGTIRVGDINLSNVYSSLWRSKCGVVMQDGYIFNDTIAKNIALGDDIVDKLMLLKAVKVANIQTFIETLPLGYNTKIGQEGLGLSQGQKQRILIARAVYKNPDYIFFDEATSSLDAYNELIVMEGLEEFFAGRTVVVVAHRLSTVKKADNIIVIDGGEIVEQGTHEELSYLRGTYYHLVKNQLELGA encoded by the coding sequence ATGCCCAAAATTTTCCCATTTTACCAGCAGCTTGATGCAATGGACTGTGGGGCTACCTGCCTGAGGATGGTCGCCAGGTACTTTGGCAGGTATTATTCCCTTGATTATCTCCGGGAACTCACGTACATGGGGAAACAGGGGGTTACTTTGCTTGGCATCAGCGATGCGGCCGAGCATATCGGGCTGCAATCCCTGGCGGTACAGACCAGCTTCGACCGACTATCCAAAGATATTCCTTTACCTTGCATTGCTCACTGGAAACAGGAACATTTTGTGGTGGTTTACAAGACCAATAATAAATTCGTCTGGATCGCCGATCCCATGGCCGGCAAATTCAAACTGACCAGGGAGGAATTTCTCCAAAGCTGGATTAGCACCACTGAAGACGGGGAGGATCTTGGGGTATTGTTATTGCTCGAAACCACTCCTGAGTTTTACCGGCGAGACGGTGAAGAGATCAATAAATCAGGATTTGGTTACCTGGCCTCTTACCTGGGAAAATACAGGGCGCTGATCATACAGTTGGCGGCCGGATTGCTTGTGGGCAGCGTAGTTCAGCTCATATTTCCCTTCCTCATCAAATCCCTTGTAGATGTAGGGATTTTCAAAGTAGACTTTTCATTTGTGTCCCTGGTCATCCTGGCGCAGTTTCTTTTATTCATCACCCAATTGGGCGTGGAATCTTTTCGACGGTGGATATTACTGCATATCGGTGTCCGGGTGAATATGAGCCTGATCAGTGATTTTTTGATCAAACTCACCAAACTTCCCATTCGTTTTTTCGATTCCAAGATGACCGGCGACCTGATGCAACGAATTGCCGACCACGAGCGGGTACAGCGATTTCTGACTTCCACCAGCCTGGTTTCTGTCTTTTCCTTGTTCAATTTTTTAACCTTCCTCATTGTGCTTTTTGTCTGGGATACCGTCGTTTTTGGCGTTTTCCTCCTGGGTACCCTTATGAACCTCGCCTGGGTGATTATTTCACAACAAAGGCGAAGGGAACTGGATTATAAGCGATTTGACCAATCCTCTGAATCACAAGGACAACTGATCGAATTGATCAATGGGATGCAGGAGGTGAAATTGCATAATGCAGAAAAACAAAAACGATGGGCCTGGGAACGCAATCAGGCAAGGTTGTTCCGAACCGGAATTGCTTCCTTAACCATTGAACAATGGCAGCAGACCGGCGCCCGGTTTATCAACGAGACTAAAAATATTCTGATCACCTTTATTGTCGTTTTAGGGGTGTTGAAAGGGAACATGTCCCTTGGAATGTTGGTGGCCATTCAATATATCATTGCCCAGTTGAACACTCCCCTCAACCAATTTGTCGTTTTCATTGGAACGCTCCAGGAGGCTAAAATCAGCCTCGAGCGCATGAATGAAATCCATACCAAAGAGGATGAAGAAAAAATAGAGGAAAAAATTACCATTTTGCCGGAAACAGGCGACCTCAAATTCGAAAATGTTTCCTTCCAATATAATGGGCCTCAATCGCAAATGGTCCTCAATAATGTCGATTTTACCATTCCTAAAGGAGAAACAACCGCAATTGTCGGGGCCAGCGGTAGCGGTAAAACCACTGTGTTGAAATTATTGCTCAACTTTTATCAACCTACGGAGGGGACGATCAGGGTTGGGGATATCAACCTCAGTAATGTATACAGTAGTCTTTGGCGGAGCAAATGTGGCGTAGTTATGCAGGATGGGTATATTTTCAATGATACCATTGCCAAGAATATCGCCCTTGGAGATGATATCGTTGATAAATTAATGTTGCTAAAAGCCGTTAAAGTTGCTAATATTCAGACTTTTATAGAAACGCTTCCACTGGGATACAATACTAAAATCGGACAGGAAGGATTAGGATTGAGCCAGGGACAAAAACAACGTATTCTTATTGCCAGAGCGGTTTATAAAAATCCTGATTATATTTTCTTTGATGAAGCAACCTCTTCCCTCGACGCTTATAATGAATTGATCGTGATGGAAGGCCTGGAAGAGTTTTTTGCAGGACGTACGGTAGTGGTAGTGGCACACAGACTGAGTACGGTTAAAAAAGCAGATAACATTATTGTGATCGATGGGGGCGAAATTGTGGAACAGGGTACGCACGAAGAACTCTCTTATTTACGGGGTACGTATTATCATTTGGTGAAAAACCAGTTGGAACTTGGGGCATAA
- a CDS encoding glycosyltransferase codes for MHNSFISVVSVINSPWEKSKVPELLENVYKVCKPAFSDFEIILVNNITGESIDPLIDPLQEDLKHQVSLINLSNHVNRNNAMLAGLDRSNGDYTVIFDIDTYDHPEVISQLFEKTREHFDVVYLRAADRKIKLQHRIFYRIFYYIIRNYSQLKIDEKALNVRIISRRALNSLLRLRENLRYMKAIYSIVGFKTTFIESEIPLQDENEPFSERFKTLLVAVSSFTTFLRATLLRIFLFSIVFLMAVIGNALKVKFTGIDVFGIPSENAITGWTFLVVLMSVFFAITCLNLYIMSIYLSNIYNEIKQRPLYLIESIKRF; via the coding sequence ATGCACAATAGTTTTATTTCAGTAGTCAGCGTCATCAATTCCCCTTGGGAAAAGAGCAAGGTTCCCGAATTGCTTGAAAACGTTTATAAGGTATGCAAACCTGCATTCAGTGATTTTGAAATCATCCTGGTCAACAATATTACCGGAGAATCCATCGACCCTTTGATCGATCCGCTGCAAGAAGACCTCAAACACCAGGTATCCTTAATCAACTTATCGAACCACGTAAACCGAAATAACGCAATGTTGGCAGGGCTGGACCGCTCCAACGGGGATTACACGGTCATTTTCGACATAGACACCTACGATCATCCCGAAGTCATCTCCCAACTTTTTGAAAAGACCCGGGAACATTTTGACGTCGTTTACCTGAGAGCTGCCGACCGAAAAATAAAATTGCAGCACCGCATTTTTTATCGCATCTTTTACTACATCATCCGCAATTATTCCCAACTCAAAATTGACGAAAAAGCACTCAATGTGCGCATCATTTCCCGAAGAGCGTTGAATTCACTCCTCCGCCTGCGGGAAAATTTGCGCTACATGAAAGCCATTTACTCCATCGTAGGATTTAAAACGACCTTTATTGAGTCCGAAATACCGCTGCAGGATGAAAACGAACCCTTTTCCGAAAGATTCAAAACCCTACTGGTGGCCGTTTCCTCTTTCACGACTTTTTTGAGGGCTACTTTGTTGAGAATATTTTTGTTCTCCATCGTTTTCCTGATGGCCGTTATTGGGAATGCGCTGAAGGTGAAATTTACCGGTATTGATGTCTTTGGCATTCCCAGTGAAAATGCAATCACCGGCTGGACCTTCCTGGTCGTGCTGATGTCCGTCTTTTTTGCCATCACCTGCCTGAACCTTTACATCATGTCCATTTACCTTTCCAATATTTACAACGAGATCAAACAGCGGCCTTTGTACCTCATTGAGTCGATCAAAAGGTTTTGA